The following proteins are encoded in a genomic region of Sulfurimonas sp. HSL3-7:
- a CDS encoding polysaccharide pyruvyl transferase family protein translates to MKDRYVILTGSKNNAGDFLIKHRAKKLFKEFRPDREIVDLDRWVPFDEETLAMVNDSRALILTGGPALHPNMYPNLYKMSRLSDIKVPIITMGIGWSSKSGEWSDTYTYGLSDTTKELFERIENSGYLSSVRDYHSLNVLHSENYKNFLMTGCPAYYSTQHIGKDFEPYPIKKVSFSVGVAFNHSRSMEKLLKESILQCKEYFADETFEVIFHHSLDATKRNQGVSGSLFDSQKEFETWLLEQKITYKDISGSAENLIEHYSTVDLHIGYRVHAHIFMNSISRYSILLNEDGRGKSIKNVIGGITIDAFDNYEDNLLAKKLNQLINYDRYRANTHLPKQLISELDYEKLADFNRFKLSRKNIDSNFKIMQRFLAQLP, encoded by the coding sequence ATGAAAGATCGTTACGTCATTCTGACCGGCAGTAAGAACAACGCCGGGGATTTTCTGATAAAACACCGGGCCAAGAAGCTCTTTAAAGAGTTCCGGCCCGACCGTGAGATCGTCGATCTCGACCGATGGGTGCCGTTCGATGAAGAGACTCTTGCAATGGTCAACGACTCCAGAGCGTTGATTTTGACAGGCGGCCCTGCCCTGCATCCGAACATGTACCCCAACCTCTACAAGATGAGCCGCCTCAGCGATATCAAGGTCCCGATCATCACGATGGGGATCGGATGGAGCTCAAAATCAGGGGAGTGGAGCGACACCTATACCTACGGCCTGAGCGATACCACCAAAGAGCTGTTTGAGAGAATTGAAAATTCCGGCTATCTCTCGAGTGTCCGGGACTACCACTCTTTGAATGTCCTGCATTCCGAAAACTATAAAAACTTTTTGATGACGGGTTGTCCGGCCTACTACAGTACGCAACATATCGGCAAAGATTTTGAACCCTATCCGATCAAAAAAGTCTCATTTTCAGTCGGCGTCGCTTTCAACCACAGCCGTAGTATGGAAAAACTCCTCAAAGAGTCTATCCTGCAATGCAAAGAGTATTTTGCTGATGAGACATTTGAAGTGATTTTCCACCACTCTCTGGATGCGACCAAAAGGAATCAGGGTGTCTCGGGAAGTCTTTTTGACTCACAGAAAGAGTTCGAGACTTGGCTGCTCGAACAGAAAATCACCTATAAAGATATCTCCGGCAGCGCCGAAAACCTGATAGAACACTACAGTACGGTAGACCTGCACATCGGTTACCGGGTGCATGCCCATATCTTTATGAACAGTATCTCCCGGTATTCCATCCTCCTCAATGAAGACGGTCGAGGAAAATCCATCAAAAATGTGATCGGCGGCATCACCATCGACGCCTTCGACAACTATGAGGACAACCTCCTGGCTAAAAAGCTCAACCAGTTGATCAACTACGACAGGTACCGTGCGAACACCCACCTGCCGAAACAGCTCATCAGCGAACTCGATTATGAGAAGCTCGCCGATTTCAACCGGTTCAAGCTCAGTAGAAAAAACATCGACAGTAATTTCAAAATCATGCAGCGCTTTTTAGCGCAGCTGCCATAG
- the galU gene encoding UTP--glucose-1-phosphate uridylyltransferase GalU: MSNSPIRKCLFPAAGYGTRFLPATKATPKEMLPILTKPLIQYGVEEAVEAGITTMAVVTGRGKRAIEDHFDISYELEQQIKGTSKEHLLTEIRSLINKCTFSYTRQVEMKGLGHAILTGETLIGNEPFAVILADDLCDHNSSGVLQQMVELYKKHQCSIVAIEEVPKEETYKYGVIDGKEIEDGVFMISDMVEKPDPQDAPSNLAIIGRYILTPDIFGIISETKPGKGGEIQITDALLTQAKQGKVLAYRFKGKRFDCGSVDGFVEATNFFYNKSKG, encoded by the coding sequence TTGAGCAATTCACCCATCAGAAAATGTCTATTTCCCGCAGCCGGTTACGGTACCCGTTTTCTTCCGGCAACCAAAGCGACGCCGAAAGAGATGCTTCCCATACTGACCAAGCCGCTGATCCAATACGGTGTCGAAGAGGCTGTCGAAGCCGGTATTACGACGATGGCAGTCGTAACCGGGCGCGGCAAACGTGCCATCGAGGACCATTTTGATATCTCCTACGAACTTGAACAGCAGATCAAAGGGACGTCCAAAGAACATCTTCTGACCGAGATCCGCTCACTTATCAACAAATGCACCTTCTCTTACACACGACAGGTCGAGATGAAGGGTTTGGGGCATGCGATCCTGACCGGCGAGACACTCATCGGCAACGAGCCGTTTGCCGTCATCCTGGCGGATGACCTCTGCGACCATAACAGTTCCGGTGTGCTGCAGCAGATGGTGGAACTCTACAAAAAACACCAATGCTCTATTGTCGCCATTGAAGAGGTGCCCAAAGAGGAGACCTACAAATACGGCGTGATCGACGGAAAAGAGATCGAGGACGGGGTATTTATGATCAGCGATATGGTCGAGAAACCCGACCCTCAGGACGCGCCTTCCAACCTTGCCATCATCGGCCGCTATATCCTCACCCCGGATATCTTCGGCATCATCAGTGAAACAAAACCGGGCAAAGGGGGCGAGATCCAAATCACTGATGCCCTCCTAACCCAGGCCAAGCAGGGCAAGGTTCTCGCCTACAGATTTAAAGGTAAACGTTTTGACTGCGGCTCGGTCGACGGTTTTGTCGAAGCGACCAACTTTTTTTACAATAAATCAAAGGGCTAA
- the gmd gene encoding GDP-mannose 4,6-dehydratase yields MAEKKVALITGITGQDGSYLAEFLLKKGYEVHGIKRRSSLFNTDRIDHLYHDPHVKGMDLTLHFGEMTDSMNLTRIIQEVQPDEIYNLAAMSHVAVSFETPEYVSNADGTGTLRILEAVKLLGLTKKTKIYQASTSELYGKVQEVPQSETTPFYPRSPYAVAKMYAYWITVNYREAYGMFACNGILFNHESPVRGETFVTRKITRAASKIALGLQDKLYLGNLNAKRDWGHAKDYVRMMWMILQADEPEDWVIATGVTTTVRDFVKMAFAYAGIELEFKGEGVDEKAYVVACSNPDYQVEIGKEVVAVDPRYFRPTEVDLLIGDPTKAEQKLGWTREHKLEDLVNDMMESDLKLMTKDQYLQDGGYRIHNYFE; encoded by the coding sequence ATGGCAGAAAAGAAAGTAGCATTAATCACCGGGATCACAGGACAGGACGGGTCATATCTTGCAGAGTTTTTACTAAAAAAAGGCTATGAAGTACACGGTATTAAAAGAAGATCTTCGCTTTTCAACACAGATCGTATTGATCACCTTTATCATGATCCGCACGTAAAAGGAATGGATCTGACACTTCACTTTGGAGAGATGACAGACTCGATGAACCTAACGCGTATTATCCAAGAGGTTCAACCTGACGAAATCTACAATCTTGCAGCCATGAGTCACGTGGCGGTCTCATTTGAGACACCTGAGTATGTGTCCAATGCCGACGGCACAGGGACATTGCGTATTCTTGAAGCAGTAAAACTTTTGGGGCTTACAAAAAAGACCAAGATCTATCAAGCATCTACATCAGAACTATACGGCAAAGTGCAAGAAGTGCCGCAAAGTGAAACGACTCCTTTTTATCCAAGAAGTCCCTATGCCGTTGCAAAGATGTATGCCTACTGGATCACGGTTAACTACCGTGAAGCTTACGGTATGTTCGCCTGCAACGGTATCTTGTTTAACCACGAATCCCCTGTTCGTGGTGAGACCTTTGTAACGCGTAAGATCACGCGTGCAGCATCTAAAATAGCGCTAGGTCTACAGGACAAACTTTATCTCGGGAACCTCAATGCTAAACGGGACTGGGGACATGCAAAAGATTATGTAAGAATGATGTGGATGATCCTGCAAGCCGATGAGCCGGAAGACTGGGTTATCGCTACGGGGGTCACCACGACAGTGCGTGATTTTGTAAAAATGGCCTTTGCCTATGCCGGAATTGAATTAGAGTTTAAAGGTGAAGGTGTTGATGAGAAAGCCTATGTCGTCGCCTGCTCAAATCCTGATTATCAGGTAGAGATCGGAAAGGAAGTGGTGGCAGTCGATCCACGTTATTTCCGCCCGACAGAGGTTGACTTACTTATCGGTGACCCTACAAAAGCGGAGCAGAAACTGGGTTGGACACGTGAGCATAAACTAGAAGATCTTGTTAATGATATGATGGAGTCAGATCTTAAACTTATGACTAAAGATCAGTACCTTCAAGACGGTGGATACCGTATTCACAACTATTTCGAGTAG
- a CDS encoding GDP-L-fucose synthase, with product MDKTSKIYVAGHRGLVGSAIVQNLTSKGYTNLVNRTHSELDLTDQTAVADFFRSEKPEYVILAAAKVGGIVANNTYRAEFIYENLQIQNNVIHQAYLNGVKKLLFLGSTCIYPKDAPQPMPEDCLLTSPLEYTNEPYAIAKIAGIKMCESYNLQYGTNFISVMPTNLYGPNDNFDLEKSHVLPALIRKIHCAKLLNEKKYDDVVKDLDLNNIDEAKEYLSKFGVDETRVEIWGTGKPCREFLYSEDMADACVFLLENRDFKDTYTDVSGSNETCTPNSVTTTEIRNTHINIGTGKDISIKELAEMIKEIIGFKGELYFNTDKPDGTMKKLTDVSKLHALGWKHKVELNDGIKTMYEWYLNINFNNYK from the coding sequence ATGGATAAAACAAGCAAGATTTATGTCGCGGGTCACAGAGGTCTGGTCGGTTCTGCAATTGTGCAGAACCTAACATCTAAAGGGTATACAAACCTGGTCAATAGAACACATTCCGAGCTGGATTTGACAGACCAAACAGCAGTGGCAGATTTTTTCCGGTCTGAAAAACCGGAGTATGTGATCCTTGCTGCAGCAAAAGTGGGCGGTATTGTGGCGAACAATACCTACCGGGCGGAATTCATCTACGAAAACCTCCAGATACAGAACAATGTCATCCATCAAGCCTATTTAAACGGTGTCAAAAAACTTCTGTTTCTAGGCAGCACCTGCATCTATCCAAAAGATGCTCCGCAGCCTATGCCGGAAGATTGTCTACTGACGTCACCGCTTGAGTACACCAATGAACCTTATGCTATAGCGAAAATAGCAGGCATCAAGATGTGTGAATCTTATAACCTTCAATACGGTACTAACTTTATCTCAGTTATGCCGACCAACCTTTATGGACCAAATGACAATTTTGACTTAGAGAAGTCACATGTCCTTCCTGCACTCATCAGAAAGATCCATTGTGCCAAACTGCTCAATGAAAAAAAATATGATGACGTAGTAAAAGACTTAGATCTCAATAACATTGATGAAGCAAAAGAGTATCTATCTAAATTCGGTGTAGATGAAACCCGTGTAGAAATTTGGGGGACAGGTAAACCATGTCGAGAATTTTTATACTCTGAAGATATGGCTGATGCCTGTGTATTTTTACTTGAGAACAGAGATTTCAAAGACACATATACAGATGTATCTGGCAGTAATGAGACTTGCACACCCAATAGTGTTACAACTACAGAGATAAGAAATACTCATATCAACATTGGAACAGGTAAAGATATCTCCATCAAAGAATTAGCCGAGATGATCAAAGAGATCATTGGCTTTAAAGGTGAACTCTATTTCAATACTGATAAACCTGATGGAACGATGAAAAAATTGACTGATGTTTCTAAGCTTCATGCGCTTGGCTGGAAACATAAAGTTGAGTTGAACGATGGAATCAAAACTATGTATGAATGGTATTTAAATATCAACTTTAACAACTATAAATAG
- a CDS encoding oligosaccharide flippase family protein has protein sequence MKKNLFLSFIDQGIVSLSNFLLIIFLARILDKAEFGFISFLLFISVLINNTHISLITQPHNVIAAKLGQRYYEKYTSGLLGLNILFIILLILMSLLIYFLHYLQLINLYDETAFIIFSLFYLTIKQLQDFFRRILFTSGHIQELLISDIIAYGGVILFIWLAYYFNITLLHTIIILISIPYILSTIYLLQKNRIEYKLNLKIMVMAYKKSYNFARWAFLSTFTSWVGTRIFPITLGILVNMETVAVYAVLMNIINTLNPFFYTLTNFLTTVFAKMQQKSNVLKQTFNVFLASLPIVIIAITILFIYAEDILFFLYGPKYTEYAELLKYISSSILLIGIANILQLYLRALQQVKYIFQAFLFSSFFTLTIGTYLIHSYQIEGAVLAFVLSWAVSDIFLGFSVLRMHKVKM, from the coding sequence TTGAAAAAAAACTTATTTTTATCATTTATTGATCAAGGAATAGTCAGTTTATCTAATTTTTTACTGATAATTTTTCTAGCAAGAATCTTGGATAAAGCTGAATTCGGTTTTATCTCTTTTCTTCTCTTTATCAGTGTACTTATCAATAACACGCATATCTCTCTAATAACACAGCCTCATAATGTCATCGCCGCAAAACTAGGACAAAGATATTATGAAAAATATACGAGTGGCTTATTGGGGTTAAATATACTTTTTATTATTTTACTTATACTAATGTCTCTATTAATATATTTTTTGCATTATCTTCAATTAATTAATCTGTACGATGAAACTGCATTTATTATTTTTTCTCTTTTTTATCTGACTATCAAACAGTTGCAAGATTTTTTTAGAAGAATTTTGTTTACTTCTGGGCATATTCAGGAATTACTGATTAGTGATATTATCGCTTATGGCGGTGTAATATTATTCATATGGCTAGCATATTATTTTAACATCACTTTACTACACACAATTATTATTTTGATTTCCATACCTTATATTTTGTCAACTATCTATTTACTGCAAAAAAATAGAATCGAATACAAATTGAATCTAAAAATTATGGTTATGGCATATAAAAAAAGCTATAACTTCGCACGTTGGGCTTTTTTATCGACATTCACATCATGGGTTGGAACGAGAATCTTTCCAATTACATTGGGGATACTTGTCAACATGGAAACTGTTGCAGTCTATGCAGTTTTAATGAATATCATAAACACGCTTAACCCGTTTTTTTATACGTTAACGAATTTTCTGACTACCGTATTTGCCAAAATGCAACAGAAATCTAATGTGCTAAAACAGACATTTAATGTTTTTTTAGCTTCATTACCGATTGTAATTATTGCGATCACAATTTTATTTATTTATGCAGAAGATATATTGTTTTTCCTCTATGGTCCAAAGTATACTGAATATGCTGAATTACTAAAATACATATCTTCTTCAATATTATTGATTGGAATTGCAAATATTTTACAATTGTATCTCCGCGCATTACAACAGGTGAAATATATTTTTCAAGCTTTTTTGTTTTCTTCGTTTTTCACCTTAACTATAGGCACTTATCTGATACACAGCTATCAAATTGAAGGGGCTGTCTTGGCTTTTGTTTTATCATGGGCTGTTTCAGATATTTTCTTGGGCTTTAGTGTTTTAAGAATGCACAAGGTGAAGATGTGA
- a CDS encoding O-antigen ligase family protein — protein MNKIVMIFLTILFFKPFGLDQVDKFGLTLMPMFAATKIFRILWIFLVAAFLIYLIYKLYMYWRRNPIQIEIPIFSLFFSILYSYVLITSFMLSQYADVLGFYRLLELLIVMTSILVLLSATSFKSLNLLDLIQKALLINFYLIILILLFWLVKDHSMIFQLETQGRVRLGGSVYSPNELGIIGSLSMWSAYYLLFKNHISKKFFVFTLLIALIIVVLTNSRTSMVIAFGSILFMLHKQNLINKLAIIGMTFIGMIFLFSTFNIDRLGYGNDPLEELKTLNNRTYIYEVAFDGIIRNPWFGVGYVEGTKEFLKENFTQDFWLPPHTHNGYIEIALSLGIPFFVLVMLISTRLFFLSFRNIIFNTNKITVASSMQLIIIMVTAMTTVDIGNAVNPLFVLFLFYLLTNGQLLQDPHRNLHQAGKR, from the coding sequence GTGAATAAAATTGTTATGATTTTTTTAACCATACTGTTTTTTAAACCATTTGGTCTTGACCAGGTCGATAAATTTGGACTAACTCTTATGCCTATGTTTGCTGCCACTAAAATATTTAGAATCTTGTGGATTTTTTTGGTAGCTGCTTTTTTAATATATCTTATATATAAATTATATATGTATTGGAGAAGAAACCCGATTCAAATTGAAATTCCTATTTTCAGCTTGTTTTTCAGCATTTTATATTCGTATGTTTTAATTACTTCCTTTATGTTAAGTCAGTATGCAGATGTATTGGGATTTTACCGTTTACTTGAGCTTCTTATTGTAATGACCAGTATTCTTGTACTCTTATCAGCAACATCATTTAAAAGCCTTAATCTTCTTGATCTGATACAAAAAGCCCTTCTCATAAACTTTTATTTGATTATTCTTATTCTCCTTTTTTGGTTGGTTAAAGATCATTCGATGATATTCCAATTGGAAACGCAAGGAAGGGTGCGATTGGGAGGATCGGTTTACAGCCCGAATGAATTGGGTATTATAGGATCTCTAAGTATGTGGTCAGCATACTACTTATTATTTAAAAATCATATTAGCAAGAAATTTTTTGTCTTTACCCTTTTGATAGCTCTAATTATAGTTGTCTTAACAAATAGCCGGACAAGTATGGTTATCGCTTTCGGCTCTATTTTATTCATGCTCCATAAACAGAATTTGATAAATAAACTCGCCATTATCGGTATGACTTTTATTGGAATGATATTTCTTTTTTCCACTTTCAATATTGACAGATTAGGTTATGGGAATGACCCTTTAGAGGAGTTAAAAACACTCAATAATAGAACGTATATTTATGAAGTTGCTTTTGACGGCATCATTAGAAACCCATGGTTTGGAGTAGGTTACGTAGAGGGAACGAAAGAGTTTTTAAAAGAGAATTTCACACAAGACTTTTGGTTGCCACCGCACACCCACAATGGGTATATTGAAATTGCCCTTTCATTAGGAATACCTTTTTTTGTATTAGTAATGCTAATCAGTACAAGGCTGTTTTTTCTATCTTTTAGAAACATCATTTTCAATACAAATAAGATAACTGTTGCATCTTCGATGCAACTTATTATTATAATGGTTACCGCTATGACAACAGTAGACATCGGAAATGCTGTTAATCCTTTATTTGTTTTATTTTTGTTTTATCTATTGACAAATGGTCAGTTATTACAAGATCCTCATAGAAATCTGCATCAAGCTGGAAAAAGATAA
- a CDS encoding MBOAT family O-acyltransferase has translation MLFNSYEFIFLFLPFSFFIYFSLLQKRLITGAKGFLVFASLFFYSWWNISYLPIILSSMLFNYVIGNSLNENFKKVQVHKKTLLAFGITSNIALLGYFKYSDFFIENVNLAFNESVPLLHLALPLAISFFTFQQIAYLVDSYRGETAEYDFLNYALFVTFFPQLIAGPIVHHAEMMPQFASKWNLVKNYKNIAVGLFIFSIGLFKKVVIADSFAQWATHGFDVATTLSFFEAWATSLSYTFQLYFDFSGYTDMAIGAALLFNITLPINFNSPYKARDIQDFWRRWHITLSRFLRDYIYIPLGGNRKGNFRTYNNLLATFILGGIWHGAGWTFIFWGFLHGLALVVHRFWKQLGFTMNRYLAWFVTFNFVNIAWVFFRAREWEDAIKVLSGMIDLNMRMFTYKIDVFETSFILGGVVLVLTFLNSMQMIRFVPCSGKICFKPTRLFALFASMLFLISLFYILTTKNSEFLYFNF, from the coding sequence ATGTTATTTAACAGCTATGAATTTATATTTCTATTTTTACCTTTTTCTTTTTTCATATATTTCTCTCTTTTGCAGAAGCGATTAATTACCGGCGCAAAAGGTTTTTTAGTTTTTGCCTCTCTGTTTTTTTATTCGTGGTGGAATATTTCATATCTGCCGATTATTTTATCTTCGATGTTATTTAACTATGTGATTGGTAACTCGTTAAATGAGAATTTTAAAAAAGTTCAAGTTCATAAAAAGACTTTATTAGCTTTTGGGATTACTTCCAATATCGCCTTGCTTGGCTATTTTAAATATTCTGATTTTTTTATTGAAAACGTCAATCTTGCATTTAACGAATCCGTTCCTTTGCTACATTTAGCTTTGCCTTTAGCAATCTCATTTTTCACCTTTCAACAGATCGCTTATTTGGTTGATTCGTATCGTGGTGAAACGGCCGAATATGACTTTTTAAACTATGCCCTCTTTGTCACTTTTTTCCCTCAGCTTATTGCAGGACCAATTGTACATCATGCGGAGATGATGCCTCAGTTCGCTTCAAAATGGAATCTGGTTAAAAATTATAAAAATATTGCTGTGGGACTTTTTATTTTTTCTATCGGATTGTTTAAAAAAGTGGTTATTGCCGATAGCTTCGCTCAGTGGGCAACACACGGCTTTGACGTGGCGACAACATTGAGTTTTTTTGAAGCATGGGCGACATCACTATCGTACACTTTTCAGCTCTATTTTGATTTCAGCGGCTACACCGACATGGCGATCGGTGCGGCACTGCTGTTCAATATCACGTTGCCGATTAACTTCAACAGTCCCTATAAGGCACGCGATATCCAGGATTTCTGGAGACGCTGGCATATTACGCTCTCTCGCTTTTTACGGGACTATATCTATATCCCACTGGGCGGAAACCGCAAAGGAAATTTCCGGACCTATAACAATTTGCTTGCCACATTTATTCTCGGCGGCATATGGCACGGAGCGGGATGGACGTTCATATTCTGGGGCTTTCTTCATGGTCTCGCTTTGGTCGTACACCGTTTTTGGAAACAGCTTGGCTTTACCATGAACAGGTACCTGGCATGGTTTGTTACGTTTAACTTTGTCAACATCGCCTGGGTCTTTTTCCGCGCCAGGGAATGGGAGGATGCGATTAAAGTACTCTCCGGGATGATAGATTTAAACATGCGTATGTTTACATATAAAATAGATGTTTTTGAAACCTCTTTTATCCTGGGCGGGGTGGTGCTGGTGCTCACTTTCCTGAACTCCATGCAAATGATTCGTTTTGTCCCTTGTAGCGGAAAAATTTGTTTTAAACCTACTCGTTTATTCGCATTATTTGCGTCGATGCTTTTTTTGATAAGTCTATTCTACATATTGACAACAAAAAACAGTGAATTTTTATATTTTAATTTTTAA
- a CDS encoding polysaccharide pyruvyl transferase family protein yields the protein MKIINYLYEWFFKKSRLQNKRDFPYVINFPITDNCDSKCVMCNVWRDKVENELSADEIGEIFRDKLYREVKHIGISGGEPTLRKDLPECIAQILQSLPKLESLSITSHGYHTERWEGVLPAILDAVNEHQIAFSVNLSFDGIGKTHDVIRGVNGAFERVNATMQFLKQHGVKVQMQCTVSKDNVYHVGKVLNYAIENRVEVIFRRATTIARLYNDSVIDDVVLSRHENSYLADFFLEPRLHDYTVSPSRRMYYKRMAKLLSENTHTRTFPCYFQNEGLFLTSKGELYNCSVSANKLGEVRADKDSSAAYWSQHADNVVNNLKNSTCRTCLHDQNGAWTPAELFEEMYSRSKFYAPVGKIMKVFKGIKSLLSIAYYSYAPVVRPTAYENNSVLLIGAYGGEHVGDAAILGGVILRLKKKLNIQKVYISSFRPDRTQRWVDELDLDVEIQVVGDTDIDASLKSCQYLAYAGGPLMDMPLHLANHLKTMVQAKAMGKTVLIEGVGIGPLGSKLSFYLVNKMLKTADHVKVRTVASRDYVLSQELDVKLDKDPAFDYLESRKSIDKTLLPPSVNKLLSDCLETKDEKIFIGINLRPLWAKYSSDETDLDKLEETLYSNIANAFADIKKRLQKDVVFVFFPMNPDQYGFSDLLSAYKLETYFNDGIDFRIWEYEPGIDDMLRFLNLMDVVISMRFHGCIFSLTQNPSNTIGLDYQIGKKGKVSELMDDFHLSDKVSDLKGLKSEWLTQQVMESINANTARP from the coding sequence ATGAAAATAATTAATTATCTATATGAGTGGTTTTTTAAAAAATCACGGTTACAAAACAAACGTGATTTTCCGTATGTCATTAATTTTCCGATCACAGATAATTGTGATTCAAAGTGCGTCATGTGTAATGTATGGAGAGATAAGGTTGAAAATGAACTCTCAGCAGATGAGATAGGTGAAATATTCCGCGATAAACTGTATAGAGAAGTAAAACACATAGGCATTTCCGGAGGGGAGCCGACATTACGAAAAGATCTGCCCGAGTGCATAGCACAGATACTGCAATCTCTTCCAAAGCTGGAATCGTTATCTATCACAAGCCATGGATATCACACAGAACGATGGGAGGGAGTGTTACCAGCGATTTTGGATGCCGTCAATGAGCATCAAATCGCTTTCTCGGTCAATCTCTCTTTCGATGGCATTGGGAAAACACATGATGTTATCAGAGGAGTCAACGGAGCGTTTGAAAGAGTCAACGCGACGATGCAGTTTTTGAAGCAGCACGGTGTTAAAGTCCAGATGCAGTGCACCGTCTCCAAAGACAATGTCTATCATGTCGGTAAAGTTCTCAATTATGCCATTGAAAACAGAGTCGAAGTCATTTTTCGCAGGGCAACGACGATTGCACGCTTATATAATGACTCTGTGATTGATGACGTTGTACTTAGCCGGCATGAAAATTCTTATCTGGCGGATTTTTTCCTGGAACCGAGGTTACATGACTATACCGTTTCACCTTCTCGCAGAATGTATTATAAGCGCATGGCAAAACTGCTCAGTGAAAATACCCATACGCGAACGTTTCCATGCTATTTCCAAAACGAGGGTCTGTTTTTAACATCAAAAGGAGAGCTCTACAACTGTTCTGTCTCGGCAAACAAACTGGGTGAGGTAAGAGCCGATAAAGACAGTTCGGCTGCCTATTGGTCCCAACATGCGGATAACGTGGTCAATAATCTGAAAAACAGCACATGCCGGACATGCCTTCATGACCAAAACGGGGCATGGACACCTGCCGAACTGTTTGAAGAGATGTACTCCCGATCGAAATTCTATGCCCCCGTGGGTAAAATAATGAAGGTCTTCAAGGGAATAAAATCTTTACTCTCCATAGCGTATTACAGTTATGCTCCAGTTGTCAGACCAACCGCTTATGAAAACAACAGTGTCCTGTTGATAGGGGCTTACGGCGGAGAACATGTAGGTGATGCTGCTATTCTGGGGGGTGTTATATTACGGCTGAAAAAGAAGCTGAATATACAAAAAGTGTATATATCAAGTTTCAGGCCTGACAGAACGCAACGATGGGTGGACGAATTGGACCTGGATGTTGAAATACAAGTTGTCGGGGATACAGACATTGATGCCTCTTTGAAGTCTTGTCAATACCTTGCCTATGCCGGAGGCCCTTTGATGGACATGCCTTTGCACCTGGCAAATCACCTGAAAACGATGGTGCAAGCCAAAGCAATGGGGAAAACCGTACTGATCGAAGGTGTAGGCATTGGACCGCTGGGCAGCAAGCTCTCATTTTATCTGGTCAACAAAATGCTGAAAACCGCCGATCATGTCAAGGTAAGAACCGTAGCTTCAAGAGATTACGTGCTGTCACAGGAACTTGACGTAAAATTGGATAAAGATCCTGCATTTGACTATCTCGAGAGTAGAAAATCGATCGATAAAACTTTGCTGCCTCCTTCCGTCAACAAACTATTGTCAGACTGTCTGGAAACCAAAGATGAAAAAATATTTATAGGTATCAATCTAAGACCTTTATGGGCGAAGTACAGTTCGGATGAAACCGACCTGGACAAGCTGGAAGAGACTTTGTACAGTAATATTGCGAACGCTTTTGCCGATATCAAAAAGCGTTTGCAGAAGGATGTTGTCTTTGTGTTTTTTCCTATGAACCCGGACCAGTATGGTTTTTCCGATCTGTTATCAGCTTATAAACTGGAAACGTATTTTAATGATGGGATCGATTTCAGGATATGGGAATATGAACCGGGCATTGATGATATGCTGCGTTTTTTGAATTTGATGGATGTGGTGATCTCCATGCGTTTTCATGGATGTATCTTTTCCCTGACTCAAAACCCTTCAAACACGATAGGGCTGGATTATCAAATAGGTAAAAAAGGTAAAGTTTCAGAACTAATGGATGACTTTCACTTGTCTGATAAAGTGTCAGATTTAAAAGGTCTGAAGTCTGAATGGCTGACGCAACAAGTAATGGAGTCTATCAATGCGAATACTGCTCGTCCATAA